DNA sequence from the Pseudoliparis swirei isolate HS2019 ecotype Mariana Trench chromosome 6, NWPU_hadal_v1, whole genome shotgun sequence genome:
AGTTACCTTGAAACCTACATTAGAATAtgatttaaaatgtgcattgaTTTGTTAATATTTTGAGCTCAAAGATCACATTTTCAATATGATCTTGAATCGCTATGTATTGGTTCATTGATTCTAAACTGTCCAAAAGTAACTTGTACAATTGCAGTTTGCTGCTGTCCACCTGAGGGAGCCATTGGATAATGTTTAATATGAACTTTAGCAACACAACACATGCTAATTTCTAAAGCCCTTCAAATTAAGTTTTCCCCTTTAAGCTTTAAGGTTGTTCAAATCATGTTATTCATATATCTTCTGTATTGGATTGTTCCAATTCTTCATTGAAACTATATGATGGTTTGTGAAGAACCCAAGAACCCTTCAAGTTGTTGCGGCTACACAAATATTGTTATTTCTTATCATCTCAAAGACATCATACATTTAGTATTTATTCATTCCACTAGAATTTAAAATACAGTTGTGTTTCTTTGAATAATGTCTGGATTCAAAGTGTGTTAGTTATCAGGTATAGAGGATGCTGCTTTTGAGGTGGAAATACCTTTTATAAGGCCTTTATGCCTAAAACAATGTCGATAAAATAAACTGTGAAATAATGTTAGACAATCAGCCTGTTAAATACGTTAGTTTACCTTTAGGAAGCTGGTTCTGAGAAACACTGAACTTTTTCTTGCCAAGAGCTCCATGTCCACCCTTACACATTTAACATTCTGCCCTTGAACATGAACGTGATAATTGTTCTGATAATCCTGACCTCCACACTATCAAATGCAGTTATTGCACCCGAGGCTGGCTGTCAGATAACGCGTCCTTGTTCTCTTTCCTCacacattataaataatatagcaGTTTATCCATATGCTACTTACTCATTGGCGTCCAGCATCTTCCTCTCTATAGTGGATGACATGTCTGTGATGTCCAGCCGGATCCAGATGAGGTTTCCGCGGCTATACCTGAAGCAGCCTGCGGACAGACCACGACGCGCTGCACCTGCTCCACAGCCTCCGACGCGCCGCTTTGGGCTTGTTGTGCGTCAAATGAATTGTCACTTGACTCCTGTGGAAATGGCCGCAGGACAAGGCAATTTATCTCTCAAGCAGCTACGCGGTGATGATGGAGGACTCCTGTCATCGCTTCCTGAGGCAATAACCCGCGGTGACACACTCGCGTCTCTCAAGTAAACGGCATCATCCCGCAGCGACTTTGCGGACTGTCTGTTAAGAATTAAACAGCACCGGTCGGATTAAAAAAGGGACACTTGCGGCTCGTTTTTAACCAAGCCGGTTGCGGACGCGCGCCTCCGGGTCGCCGTCGTTGTACCGCAGCAGTATCGTGCTTAAATACCGCGGTGCCTGCTTTCGTTTCCCTCTTCCTGCTCATATCACGACTCTTTGACAATGGGGGGAAACCGGCTCTTAAAGCGACAGCTAAACACCGCCCGGCCTGCTCCGTCAGGCGGGAGGTCGAGGTCGTGACTGAGACAAATGAGGTCATTACGCGCGGTGCTTCAGCAAAGTGCCGATAGGACAAAAGATAACGAGTGGAATGAAATCATTAGTGCATGGCTCGTGTTTTCTCTCCGTGGCCACAGTGCGTCTCAATACACTTCCCTTGTGGAAGAACTGTTAGAACTATTTAGTACTCTCAGTCTCAGAACTTAAGATTGGTTCCTTTATAAAGGGATGACGTTGTGGAAAATACTCGTGACTTTATCAATAgtgaataaataatgtataatgttatatatatatatatatatatatatatatatctgttatgTATGGTTAATTAAAAAAGTGACATTTCGTGTAGCTGATTAGATCGATTCAGTTTGGAGTTGTGCAACAGAAAGATCACCGAGTTGTTGTCCCATTACAGAACTAACAGAAAAACCCCTGAAGGTCCCCAAAGAAagttataatatttaatattgttgcaTCAGATAATAACGCCTGTGCACAAAATATTGAAGACACGTTAACTCTCGACCTTGAAGGCTCATATTTATGTCTGGTAGAGACAAGGAGTACTTTTGATATTGCGTCGTATTATTTATCGTATTTTTTATGTACTTTTAGCCTATATTCTCTCTGAATTCTTTGGAATACATAACCTTTACTAGTTGTGAAAGAAGTATGAATCAATTCAATATTTGGTATTATACAAGTTAAAGTAGGCTacatattaaaagaatatatatgtgCTCACTTTCACATGTAGTCTAAGTCCAGTGAAGCTTATGGTGCTATGAAGTTATATTTAAAAGCCTTCTTTAGTTGTTCACATTGTTTTAAAACGCTGGATGGATTACACCTGTTTCTTTGAAACACACGTCATCACATAATGAAATGACCAGCAGGTACAGAGAAAACAGCAACCACATTAATGATATCACATACGATGATGGAATAGCCTACAATTAAGAGGGTTGTTTGTAGATAAAAGGGTTTATATCGTTTCTTCGTTAGGATATATGAAAAGTAAAAGTACCTTTTTTCCCAATTGGCAGTTATCATGTAATGCATATTTGTGTGGTTGAAACTATAACATTTAGAAATGAGCTtatgttttgaatgttcatttataaataactaCAGCTTTTAGATGCATGttctaaaaagtacaatatttccccCTGAGATAGTTGAGAGGGGACCGTAAATAAAAAGGAATACACGTAATATTGCTTTTATATACAGCTCTTGGGTACATGTTGAAACTTTCCACCACTTTTTAAATTGTGGAAGATAAAATACAGATATGTTGTCAACATGAAAAGCTAATAAACTGCATAGTTTCCTATTCTTCTATTGGTTTCCCCTCTATGGGTTTGTGTTCTTTCCACAGCTCTTGGATTACACGATAGGCCTGCAGACATGACAACAGCAGAAGCTGAAATTCACCCAAAAGAAGCTCTTTTGAAAGTTGTCTCTGTGATAAATGATATATCCACATAGTTGGTGTCCTCGTAGCCTTTCCTTTTCAAACCAGACCTGCTGTGGGCTCTTCCTCTTATCTGCTGCCAAGGCCTGCGGGCAGCCTGCATGAGGGAGGGACACAGACAGCAGTTGGACTGGGCCAGGAGATAAAGCACCTCAACTCCAGTAACCAGTCAGCTACTTAGCCAGATGCAACAAAGGAAGATTGCAGGCAAACTCTAAATTCAGCTTGAATGCATCCGTGGGCAGTTGTCTATGGACAGATACAAAACTGAGAGGGCCCAGGAGCGAGGTGAGCATGGCATTGTGGTCTGCCAGCTGCACAGAAAGCAGAGCAGCTTGACAGAGATACAACTCCAACTAATTATCCTTCAAATTAAAGATATTATCAGTGATAGGTTTTTTCACATACTGTCTTTGTACAACAAAACAACATGGTGTAAAGGCTACAATAGCTTCCTTagtctttacaaaataaaaatgtcacccTCTTAAAATACCCCCCTTTCCCATGGGAGCTGATAAAAACAATCACATCACCAGGTCCACTCAGCAGCTGATCTGGAGCCTTctctcacactggtcctcagccCAAATAGTTTGCACTAGTCATGGACATTTACTTTCAAGTGTTTTATTGGCACTTTAAGGACATCTAGCCCATGTTGACTTACAAATTGAGATTTTGAGATACAGTAACAATCACCAGATTATACTGAGTGGACCATGTGTTGAGAGTTTTTTGTAAACTAATTCCAAGGTCAATAAGGAACATTAAACCCAAATGTCACgaaataaaactttttttttctcaaagcaACAACCTGATGACATACTACTCTGTATCTTATTTTATCAACACTGCATTTAAGTTATCAACTACATTCTGTGCAATTACATAAAATGGCTTTCGCCATAATCTTTGAAAATTCAATATTCTACAGAATCATTTGCATCAGCAGGGATTTTACATAATGTTTCGTGGGTTTGTTTGGACAAAAGTATTTGTAATTTGAAACACAACTGATTGTCTGTAAAGTTCATGTTAATCAAGAACAAATTCATGATGGACGAGAAACAAGAAAAGAGAAAGTCAGTACTGACACCCAAGTCATCCACATCTTCCTGTGGGGTTTACTGAAAGGCCCGGAGGATGTGCAACTGCCGTGCATAAATGAAGCTTTCCTGGGGGGGTTGGTGCACACTGCATTCACTTcctaccccccccacacacacacacacacacacacacacacacacacacacacacacacatgatgtatGATTATACCCCTCTCGTAGTTTCCCCAATAGACAGGTTGACTCCAGATGGTTCAGTATGATAGGAGTAACACAGCTTGCAGCACACCATAAAAACTAGCTTGTCGTTATTTGGCGATAACGCCCTTATTTATCTCTTCAGCCTTTGCAAATGTCTCCAGAAAGTGCAAACTAAATGTCTCAatttaaattattcaaatacaatttgtaaatatttaatatttcctATCATATAAGTCTTCTTTCTgctttaattcattcattaatgTGGAGTTTGGGGTGCAAACAGTTAAACATGTAGCCAACCTTTTGGGAAGTGGTTTCACTCATGTACAGCTTCCTGTTTTGCCTGTTCAGTACTGAGAGCTTTACGGAGTTGAAAGCAGTGTGGAATTCGAGGGCAGCTGGAAAATGAGCATCAGCACTATGCAAACAGCTGAAATCTACTTAACAGCTATTTATTCCATCATTCAGCAAATAATTAGGATTTCTACAAGTCACAAGTACTATCCTAAATAGCAAAGTTTAGCAAGGCTGATGCATGATGTACAATCATTACCCAACATCTTTCTGAATCATGAGAGATTTAAATAGATCTATTATTTAGGAATAGAACAAACATGTTTATCCTTACATAATGGACtatctgcacacacacttgcaggcccatttcctgaaataaagGCACCGTGGATGTATTGTTGACGCTTTGATAGCACGAACTCTGGAACCGCAATAGCAAAGCCGACTGCTTCCTGCCTAATCTGAAGTGTAGAGATAATTGCAACTGTTTCAAAACCCTCCTCCAAAATGGTCACAGATCTACTGAGGTGGAGATGTGTTCTTGTTCACTGCTTCCACATGAGTTTAAATTACTGCAGGATTCATTGTaagttttaaaatgtaacaGTATTAAGATCAGAGGTCAAACAAGGGAACACCCTGTAATTCTTTCAGAAAATGGCCGGTGGACTGGGTTGCTGTTTGATTAAAATACAGCAGGCTGCGGAAATGAGTCACTCGTTGAAAGGGAGCTTCTCTCACCCTCAGGATCCTCCCATTATCAGTATTATCctgaaaagaaaacactttcagtggaACAGTGCAATCAAAAAGCTGTGCAGCCATGTTAACTGCTTCCTGTATTTGGCAAAACAAAAGAATGCTGGGTTCCCATTCTTCTGGTTAGTTTGCTCCCCTAAAACACTGATGAAGCAAAACAGAAACATATCACTGCAGCCCCAAATTCATTGAATAGGTTAGATACCAACACGTATTGCCTTGTTTTTAGCATTTCTGAAAACAATACACATGTtatgttgtgtctatgtgtcagtCAATTAATTAGAAAAGGATTGTAAGTCTACATATTTCAGAGGTTGCACATCAACAAAACGTGTTCTCTTATCAATTTCGCTGCATTAATTCTTTGTTGTTGATCATACTGCTGAGCTTTACTGACATCTACTGGTTAAAGGTGGCAGAACAGATAGCAGCATTAGCATGGCATCTAGAACCAGCTGTGTCCATCAGTATATCTGAGGCTTTCCATTGAATTAAGTACTTCCACAGATAATTATATGAAAATGTATTCGCAAGATGGGAAACATTGGAATTTCAACTTTacatttccttttttggggggagtttgGGAGAATTTGTCAACTTGGAGTCAGGACAACAGAGATGCAGATCGATTTGTGGTTGTAAAACTGGCAGATGGATATTTGTTTGGTATGTTCGAGACATGAACAACATATTATAATGTACATTAGGATTTCAGTAACATATTGTTTCTGCACTTTCTCTCATGTTCTGTTATCTTAAATCTTAACACATCTATATTTTGGTTTTAGTACTGTGTTTGGTTTCTGGATTTAGAATTAGACTTTTGACTATACTGTTTGCGACTTAATATTTTGTAAAGTAGTTACTCCAATTTTAACTTTGAATAGTAGCTTATAAGAAGGTCTTTTCAGCGACAtcttcaaatattaaaatgcCCAATTTCATACTGAACTTGAACTTCAATCTGGTGCACGAGAGATAACATAGTCATGTCTTATCCTGAGTAAAGTGTGTAGTTAAGCAGCTGTGAACCATACCAGCACATGCTTAAAGTGGGATGGGAAGGATGCTGCCTAAAAAAATACGATATGGCACAGACAGATATAATAGAATAGCCTAATCAAAGCTAATGATTGTGCAGAATTTCTGCCAAGCGGCTGTTGAATTTTTTGCCTGATCACAAATAGCAACTTCACAACGTTTAATTTCAAAACAGTTATTCTATAATAAAACATTCGATAAACTTGTTCCATCTTGTTGATGAATATATTGCTATTGATAAACCTACGTTCTATGGAAGTGTGTACGGTTTTTTTTCCTGTTCAGGTATATCTTCGACAGCTGAATACGGACCTTCGCCTTTATAAAGAGTTTCTCTGTCTTTCGCACCGTCTCAGTTGTCGGTGAGGCCGGCGGGGCGGATCCCACACTAGagtgaaagagaaaataaagcaacacaacaataataacaacttGGCCGATTCGTACAATTCGCTAGCAAGCTCCCCTGTGGATACATACCATCAAGGTGGGTGGATCCGTAGTCGTGCTGCCAAGGTAACGCCGCTCCCGGCCGGCTGCTGATTAGCACGAGTCGCTGTAGCTACCAGACAACCAAGCTAGCAATGCGTGAAGATGCTATAAGTCAATGGCCTGTGCTAACGGGTTTGCGGCAAGGGCCGTTTTACCAAAACCTCAGAGATAACCACGGCGAGCTGACCCCACTGTTTGGGGGGACTGTTAGCCAAACAGCTGCGAGCCGAAGATACAGCATTGTGGCTGCAGGTGTAGGGAATATATTGTGAAAAGGTGAAACGCGGGGTTTAAATCCGTCCTCCCTTCAGTTCACACACAGTTCAGAACAAAGTTAGCTAGTTTCCCCCATGAAATGGGGTTTCAGGCTGTTGTAAGACTGGTGGTATTATTTTGTTATGAAGCTATATCTACTGTCTATATATTGTTTACACCTAGTTTACAGTTAGATTTCATTGATCGTGCTCCACCACTTGTTATTTGCTGTTCTTGTGCCATTAAATCTCACCTCAACCACTTTCGTTATTCTGTGTGTATTACGATGTTTACTTTTGTCAATACATGTGTAATCTAATTGGCATGTGATGCATGTGACATTCATCTCACCTGTCAATGTTTTCACCTTGGCCCACTGTATCATGCAATCTGACGTAACCTCATGTAGAACAGATCGGTTCACAAATCCATCAATCGACTAAGAAAATGAACCAGAAACGCATTTTGTCAGCAGTCAACATTATTGTTGAAGCAAAATGCCTAAACATGTTTTTCCAGCTTCAAAAATGTGAACACTTGTTTTGCCCAGGTTTCTACTTTCTATTTTGAAAAAAGTAAACTCTTACCGTCAGTTTTTGGACTATTTgtaatttgaatatatttatttggggTCCTGgaaaatatttttgtaaatggtaaacatgttttctgttttcttggAATGCAATGATCCAACCATAACCCTCCTGATACTTCAACTCAGAGTAACTGCAGATACAAATAAATTGTTTATCCAAATatcttttgttttctatttcccAAATTTAAAATCTGTACTTGTCACTGAATAAAGTTACTTGTTTTGAAGTATGCATAACTAAGTTGTGGGCCTGCTGTGGTGAATTAATGTAATGAATAGTGCTATTGACAAAGAAACTACGTCTACACTCATACTGATCTGGAGTATTCGATTGGTGCATTTTCAACTATTATTGAGCGTTTACAGACCAAGTGATTAATTAAACTGATAAaattatcaatatatatttatatctacatataaaTCCTTAGCTGCAGCCCTAATCTTTTTGTCCACAATAGTCATCATGTAGTAACTTTAAAGTCTGTTCAACCATAACTTTGACATTCTGACGACATTCATCTTCAATGAAtcctttgtttatttttgtataaaaaAATGATATGTGGAGGCCTCTTTTTGTTACCACTCGAAGTTAACCATTCGCACTTTAATCTCTAGATGCCCTCAGCGATGAATGCAAATAGGACAGTGCAGTCTGCCAGCCCAGATGTGGGATCCGCTCCAGGGTCAATGGGCATCTTTGCACTCGGAGGACAGTCTGAAGTTATGAAGCAAGTGCTGTGTGTCCTCGACAAGAAGGTCCGAAacatggagaagaaaaaggtgAGTTCTGTCAAGAGCCATTTGTTCCCGATCCTTTCCGAAAACAACATTCCTATGTCTTTGTTACGTACAGTATAATGCATGACAGGTGTCTCATGAAGAAGCAATCCTTAAAATGAACTGTTTACTGCATTTTGTATGCTCTTACAGAGTAAACTGGATGACTATCAAGTCAGGAAGGATAAAGGGGAGCGTCTCAATCAGGACCAGCTGGTGGGTGCATTGAAGCCTTCATGACATTTTACATAAGAACAAATAATCCTGTAATGTTATATTACCGGTAATAGAGTTTACAACCAAtcaatgtttaatttttttctcttgTCTTTCAAGGACGCACTCACCAAATTCCAGGAAATCACATATAACTTGGAATTTGGCCGAGAGTTGCAGAAGACGTTCATGACACTGGGACAAGATGTAAGGGtgactgacttttttttcttgtaaaaACAATTCCCAGAGAATGGCGTCCACCCTGACATTTAGTAACTTGACTCTATTTGGCTCatgtatattatttgtatatttgtttcAGATCCAGAAGGTGGTGAAGAAGTCTGCACGGCGGGAGCAGCTGCAGCGGGAGGAGGCAAAGCAAAAGAGGCTGAAGACAATTCTGGAGCTGCAGTTCCTTCTGGACCGGCTGGGAGAGGACAATGTGCGGCAGGACCTGAAGCAGGGAGTAGGCGGCTCACCACCGCTGACGGATGCCGAACTTGCAGCGTTTGATGAGTTCTACAAGCTAGTGGGGCCAGACCGTGACCAAAACGTCAGGTAGGTCAGAGGCATTGATATCTGGGTGAAGTTGAGATGCACAAgacttgttttcattttttgacAAGGGCAACCATACAACCATACAACTTATCTCTACACTTGCAGGTTGGTTGACCAGTATGAAGAAGCATCTGTGCACCTCTGGGACCTGCTGGAAGGGAAAGACAAGGCTGTGGTTGGGACAACATGTAAGCGAAATTCAACTTGGAGCCTCGGAATGATTGCAAGCAGGAGAGCTCAATATTTTAGTGAGAGTTGTATTTGAGTTCATTATTTGTAGTACTTACTGCATTTTGAagttacaattattattaattttcccGAAAAGTATTGTCAACCATTTTGATGATcagtcattattattaatgctaatttttaagaaatatttttttaaatcactggTTACAATTTTTGGGTTTTCTTATTCTTATATAATGATAgacaaatatatttgttttggggttttttgacAGACAAAACAAGCAATTCGATGACAATAATTCATGCCTGGAAAACTGATGATGggcatttttttttctatttaatgacattttataGACCAATGATAAAACCACTCATGGACAAAATATCCAGAAATATCAGTGTTGAAATTAATTATTAGTGGCAGCCCTAATGTAAATTAAAGGGCAATTAAGTTTAATCATTCATTATTTAAGTCAAACTGGCTTTGTTGTCCAGCTGTTGGTGAAAATTGTTGGCAGGTCATTGTATCAGATGGTTGGTGCCGCAACAAGCTTTTATTGTGTTGAGGCTGGCCAGGAGTAATCTGTCAACTGTACGTTTGAGTAATCCCAAGGTAGATAGAGTTATCAAATGAACTAAACATAACTTTGTTTTGTCTTGAGCCACTGCTTACTATGTTAATGCATTTTGTTGACGCAGCTTGTGTGCAGTGCTGTGATGTGAAACATCAGGGATTGGGTATATGGGCATTCTCAGCGATCTGGCCTCAGGACTCTCACTGCTGCATTCTGCTTGGGGGCTGAGCGCTGTGGGCTCACCCTGACTCAGCAGCGGGGCAGGGTGCCAGTGGCCCTGCCGCCTGTGGTTCCATCAGTCAGATCTCTGGCGCCACATTGGGATGGTGACCGAGTTCCATGTAGTGAACACAGGCCAACACTTTGACCTCAGTAAGGAGGTCTCATTTAGTGACTCAGGGTGATATTTATTCAGGCAGCATCAGACTTCTTGGTGAGACGCCTGATGCAGTAAAGGAAATAACACTGACCTGCTTAGTCTGAAGGGCCAAATGTGGAAATGCTTTAGCTAGCTTAATAGCTCTTCTAGTATGTTCTATTGAACCACAAGACATGATTGTTATAGTATAATTACCTAGTCAAGCAACAAGTGACTTTCTTAGATTTCCTGTGATCATAGATTTATGTTAATGCTGCCATAGGTTTTAGGTCATTATAAGTGGTGCCTGCCAAAAAGAGTGCAGTGCAGAGAGCTGGCAATTGACTATCCAGATGGGCAGTTTTCAGTGGCTTTAATGTTGATACTTTATTTATGATATTTGTGTTCTGCTTTCTGACCAACAGGCCAAATCACAAAGCTAGTCAGTTTGCTTTCATAGAAGACGACAACAAGTAGCGAATATTTACATTTGAGAAGCTCGAACCAATTCATGTTTTGAATTGACAGCAAACTGAAAACACAGCAGTTGAGATTATGTTTCATAATGACAGCGGGTGGCAGTGTTTATAATTATCATCTCGGTGGGACATTTTTAAAGACAGTATCTTCACTTGTGAAAGTACAAATCTATTTCGTAAGCCGATCACTAAGTCCCATTCCTTAAACGCAGACTTTCCAATCTTAGCTTTCCTTTGGTCTGCTCCAACCAGACTGTCATGCAATCATTAAATACTGAAGGTATACTGAATATAAACACGTGCTGATTATACATTATTCTAACAGTAAATAAAACCTACCTGGCTTTACAGGAACAGTGTTCTTCGTTGATTTCAAAGATGTGGTCGTTCCCCTCTACATTGGGATCTGATGGCTTtagcttttttatttctttattttttagactGAGTAGCAGCATTGTTTGATTGTTGTGATTTGTGTAGCTTGCTTTTGATTTAGTTGCTCACTTGTTCCTCTCCTAGACAAGGCACTGAGAGAGACTTTGGACCAGGCTCTGCTGAGTGGGTACTTTGACCGGGTTCCATCTCACCAAAAcggagtgtgtgaggaggaggaagacgaggaggaagaagagccaGCCTCAGCGGTGGCGGTGCctgcgacagcagcagaagctgCCGAAGCTGTAGGAGCTGAATCGTCAGAGGCAGAAGAGCAGAGTCAGACGGCTGATGCAGGTGTTGATCAATCTCCTAAGTCATGAAGCCATAACAATATCGACACTGCATTCTCTAAATAGTTTTTCTCTTTACAGAAACTGAAATAATTGAGGAGTTCACAGATTCCATTGCGGTGGAAACAACAGAGGTGAGATTATTTCCCCCCCCTTGCAGTAAAGTCTCGgctgatattattattttttgctttGTGCTGATTTTCAATGCGTTTCCTTCTAGTTTATAAACAGACAGTTCATTCCAGACAGCACATACAGCGGCAGTGAGAAGGAGCAGGGGGATGAGTGGGCCACGGAAACAGAGGTATGCTGCAGAGATGTTGTTTTTATGAGGTATAGTTTACTTTGAtgaatattttataaatatttgtcCTGCTGTATATGCCACACAAATAACAACATGTTTCACCACTGACTTAAGCTCTGGGACACTACGCCCACTGAGCAGACATGACTGCCACAAAtactgataataaaaaaaaacttaattcggaaaaattatacatttattttcactATTAATGTCTCAGGtcttttagttttaaatgcttttattacatttttatgtcAATAATATTTTCCGCTGAATCATATTTTTTCAGGATATTCAACATTTGTTTCATTCTAATACATTTGTTGTTCCcaatacttatggtattaataaaaTCCCTGTAAAGTAAGACAAATATGTCTGAATGTTTGATATGAGTTTACACTTGACTACAAATCCTTCTTAGCATTAAGGAGTTGCAGTTATTtgtactagggctgcaactaatgattattttaataatcgattcatCTGTTAATTAATTTATCGATTAATcgtatataaaaagaaaattcaAAGCCCCGCCCTCTCACCGACGTCATTCGCATCggtaaggggcggggcttatctccgttaatTTGATCGGTGAAAACGGTTATCATTAACGCCATCCACCACAGAAGAATAACCACTCGTTCTGCTTTGTacttgtggaaatcccacaatCGTCGTAACATCTAACGTCCTTGTGTTCGGGTTTATAACATCAACcgaaggctcacacagctcggtgactttcacaccgactacgtctggatgacttccgcttccagcgcgacTCGAGCAGCAGCACCCAGTTAGATTCACTAAcacggagcgtctcaacgctgattggtttTCGCAACGCAGCGTTAAAGTCTTTTCTCTGCCTCCGCTCCgctctcaactcaacttttttaatACTCAAACATCTCCGTGACTTATTTAGtggcgtaataatcgcgcgacacaacggaTCGATAGTGAATTTCACTATCGATCcgtgccaactattttaataatcgattcgttgttgcagccctaatttgtACCCCCCTGGTGCTGAAGACAATGCTGTTAACAACACGTCGAGCGTCAACACCTTTGTGCATGCTCAAAGCTCCGCATCCACTAAGCTTGACACCAGTTTTCAATTACTCCTCTTCCTGTATGTTCCTTATTCACCTGTTCTGCCCGTCTTTCACTCAGGCAGTCAGTGccatgctgcagcagcagcagcagcagcagcagcagcagcagcagcagcagctgcctcCTATGCAGCCTGCGGATTCACCTGTTTCCCTGGAGACCCACCCCTTGAACTCAGTGTCTCCTGTGCCGTCCACTGACCCCATGGCCAGGAAGCAGGTGGTGCAGGACTTAATGGCACAGATGCAGGGAACGTACAACTTCATGCAGGTGGGAACTTGGCGCGAGTAACGACTGAT
Encoded proteins:
- the caprin1b gene encoding caprin-1b isoform X4, producing the protein MPSAMNANRTVQSASPDVGSAPGSMGIFALGGQSEVMKQVLCVLDKKVRNMEKKKSKLDDYQVRKDKGERLNQDQLDALTKFQEITYNLEFGRELQKTFMTLGQDVRIQKVVKKSARREQLQREEAKQKRLKTILELQFLLDRLGEDNVRQDLKQGVGGSPPLTDAELAAFDEFYKLVGPDRDQNVRLVDQYEEASVHLWDLLEGKDKAVVGTTYKALRETLDQALLSGYFDRVPSHQNGVCEEEEDEEEEEPASAVAVPATAAEAAEAVGAESSEAEEQSQTADAETEIIEEFTDSIAVETTEFINRQFIPDSTYSGSEKEQGDEWATETEAVSAMLQQQQQQQQQQQQQQLPPMQPADSPVSLETHPLNSVSPVPSTDPMARKQVVQDLMAQMQGTYNFMQDSMLEFDGQPIDPAIVSAQPMKPAQNMDLPQIVCPPGHPETRISQPNTLPVQPEPTQVPIVSPTPPPMYQTSHTPDPRPSTETMDPIQTSVSSSSEQPPPSTAQPPVSQTQVFQPASKAPHSSGINVNAAPFQSMQTVFNLNAPVPPANETEALNQASQYQNSYNQAFSSQPQQPVEQAEMQPEQLQSVVGAFHSQDQSGGHQQPPQQGPGFVRQGQSFYNSRGMSRGGPRNARGMINGYRGSSNGFRGGYDGFRPTFANTPNSGYGQTQFNTPRDYSNGNYQRDGYQPNYKRGAGQGPRGVSRGSTQAIRS
- the caprin1b gene encoding caprin-1b isoform X1: MPSAMNANRTVQSASPDVGSAPGSMGIFALGGQSEVMKQVLCVLDKKVRNMEKKKSKLDDYQVRKDKGERLNQDQLDALTKFQEITYNLEFGRELQKTFMTLGQDVRIQKVVKKSARREQLQREEAKQKRLKTILELQFLLDRLGEDNVRQDLKQGVGGSPPLTDAELAAFDEFYKLVGPDRDQNVRLVDQYEEASVHLWDLLEGKDKAVVGTTYKALRETLDQALLSGYFDRVPSHQNGVCEEEEDEEEEEPASAVAVPATAAEAAEAVGAESSEAEEQSQTADAETEIIEEFTDSIAVETTEFINRQFIPDSTYSGSEKEQGDEWATETEAVSAMLQQQQQQQQQQQQQQLPPMQPADSPVSLETHPLNSVSPVPSTDPMARKQVVQDLMAQMQGTYNFMQDSMLEFDGQPIDPAIVSAQPMKPAQNMDLPQIVCPPVATIFLGHPETRISQPNTLPVQPEPTQVPIVSPTPPPMYQTSHTPDPRPSTETMDPIQTSVSSSSEQPPPSTAQPPVSQTQVFQPASKAPHSSGINVNAAPFQSMQTVFNLNAPVPPANETEALNQASQYQNSYNQAFSSQPQQPVEQAEMQPEQLQSVVGAFHSQDQSGGHQQPPQQGPGFVRQGQSFYNSRGMSRGGPRNARGMINGYRGSSNGFRGGYDGFRPTFANTPNSGYGQTQFNTPRDYSNGNYQRDGYQPNYKRGAGQGPRGVSRGSTQAIRS
- the caprin1b gene encoding caprin-1b isoform X3 — translated: MPSAMNANRTVQSASPDVGSAPGSMGIFALGGQSEVMKQVLCVLDKKVRNMEKKKSKLDDYQVRKDKGERLNQDQLDALTKFQEITYNLEFGRELQKTFMTLGQDIQKVVKKSARREQLQREEAKQKRLKTILELQFLLDRLGEDNVRQDLKQGVGGSPPLTDAELAAFDEFYKLVGPDRDQNVRLVDQYEEASVHLWDLLEGKDKAVVGTTYKALRETLDQALLSGYFDRVPSHQNGVCEEEEDEEEEEPASAVAVPATAAEAAEAVGAESSEAEEQSQTADAETEIIEEFTDSIAVETTEFINRQFIPDSTYSGSEKEQGDEWATETEAVSAMLQQQQQQQQQQQQQQLPPMQPADSPVSLETHPLNSVSPVPSTDPMARKQVVQDLMAQMQGTYNFMQDSMLEFDGQPIDPAIVSAQPMKPAQNMDLPQIVCPPVATIFLGHPETRISQPNTLPVQPEPTQVPIVSPTPPPMYQTSHTPDPRPSTETMDPIQTSVSSSSEQPPPSTAQPPVSQTQVFQPASKAPHSSGINVNAAPFQSMQTVFNLNAPVPPANETEALNQASQYQNSYNQAFSSQPQQPVEQAEMQPEQLQSVVGAFHSQDQSGGHQQPPQQGPGFVRQGQSFYNSRGMSRGGPRNARGMINGYRGSSNGFRGGYDGFRPTFANTPNSGYGQTQFNTPRDYSNGNYQRDGYQPNYKRGAGQGPRGVSRGSTQAIRS